ATATGAATACCACCCCACCATCCGGCATGGCCTCGAGCTGCTTGCGCAGGAGCAGGGTCTGGGGCCCGGCCTTCCAGGCATGGGGCATCAGCTCGGCGGCCGCCTCGTCATAACCGTCGATGGCTTCCCACTTGAAGTCGATTCCTGGGGCCACCACCGCGTAGTCATACTTCAGGGCGTCACCACCCTTGACCTTCACCTGCTTGTTGGCGGCGTCGATGGCTTCGACCTCTCCGTGCACCACTTTGACGCCATGGCCTTTCAGACCATCGTAGCCGAAGGTCAGGCTGTCTATGGTGCGATCACCGGCCAGTACCTCGTTGCTCGAGGGGCAGGATATGAACTTGGAATTCTTCTCGACCAGGGTCACGTCGATGCCCGGGTCGGCCATGCGCAGGTACTTGGCGGCAATGGCGCCGGAATAACCCCCGCCGACCACTACTACACGTGCCTTGGTGCCGGCGCGGGCCAGCCAGGGCGTTCCGGCGAGGCTGAGCACCGCCGCGCTACCCGCCAGCTTGACGAACGTTCTACGATTCAACTGAGACATACTTTACTTCCTCCGTGGGTGGACTTACTGCTGGCTGGCGTAGAAATGAGCCAGGGCCTTGAGGTCATCTTCGGTCAGGGCCTGGAACAGGGTGCGCATCATCTTGGAGCCTTCGGATATGGGCGTATCCGGGTTGGCGATGTCCAGCATCTGGAAGTAAAGGTACCCGGCGTACTGACCGGCGATTTGAGGCGTGGTGTCATTCGACATCTCCCCGCCGGCACCGTGGCATCCACCGCAGAACTTCTCTCCGTGCAGCGTCTGGCCCCTCGCCACCAACTCGGGGTCCGTCTCCTGAGCCGCCGGCTTCCAGGTCTGCTCCGCAAAAAACGTCGCCATGGCGTCGATCTCCGCGTCGCTATAGCCCTTGGCGATGCGGCCCATGATGGTGGAGTAACGGGAATCGTCCCGGTAGGTCTTCATGGCCGATACAAGGTATTCCTTGGGCAGGCCGGCGATGGTCGGTGCCTCGCCTTCGCTCACTCCATTGGTACCGTGGCAGCCGGCGCAGGTATTGCTGACCATGGCGGCATCCACCCCGCCGGCGATCGCCGGTGCGGTGGCCAGCAGCATGGCCGCCGCCGTCAGGGATACTGTCAGGTTACGGGTATGCATAAAAGTTCCTCTCTCCTTCGATGGATATATTGGTAGTTGGGAGGGCGGTGTAACCGCCTCCTGCGAACTCCATTCGCGGTGTCGTCCGAGTCTCCATGGTGTACGGGACATCGAATGTTCCCATTCAATTCTTAGCCTCAGCGCATGACGCTGGACCCTTAAAAGAGTAGGTGTAATTTCTTAAGAAAACCTTAAAAAGAAATCTTTGTTGAGCCAATAATCGATTTATTAATCTATATCTATTCCACCATTACCGCCTGTATTTAAATATAACGAAATAATTACTAACTTATATATTCAATCTATTGATCCTCATCATGTCCGATGCAGCTGTCGATTGACAGGAGTACCTCTCCATTTAGACTCTGCAGGCGCGTAACCATAGCCTTATCGAACCACGTGGTAGCCGGTTTACTTGTAGCGTGGTTCGACCGGCATGCAAGGACGATGGAAGTTCGGATCGTTAATCTTTCGTCTACGACATCGATGGAGTAGTTTCGCGCCCGCCTATTGCGCTAACATCATCGAGTCGAAGGCAGAAAAGCGGATGATAAGCGTCCGGCTCGGACCGACTGCGCGGTGCATGACATACCATCCTGTCTTCGCGCTGAGCCGACGTTCATAAGTTAACGTGAAAGTCGCGAAGCACGATCTCCCCCTCTCCCTCTGGGAGAGGGATGGGGTGAGGGAACGAACATGGCGATACGCGCTCCTCTTTCATCCTCTTGGGCGGCGCGTATCGCCATGAGAGTTAATGTGATGTCGTTTGGATAGGTTTCATCTGTAATTGAAATGGAAGGGTTACCCGGGATTATTCATGTCATCTCGGAATAACTTAAATTAAATAATAACCGGGATAAATGGGCCCGGGAGGAGGAGTCAAGCATGAGCACGAGGCCATCACCGCGGGCCCATATCTATCGCCTGATAGTCATACTGGTAGCTGCATTGGCCGTCATCGGCTGGGGCGGTCAGGCGCTGGTACCGGACACATGGGACAGCGATAACTGGTATCGCAAGGCAGCGCTTGTGGAATTGGCACAGAGACCGCCGCTGCATGGCGGGAACATGTCTTGCGAGACATCGTCCTGCCACGATGGCTCCGACGAGCAGCATGCCAAGCGTCTCGCGGAGCTGCCGAAGGGGACACACTACGGCTTGGCCTGTGAGTCCTGTCACGGCCCCCTTGCGTCTCATGTGGAGAATGGTCGTAAGACGGCCGACGCGCGCATCATGCGCACCGGCGAGGCCTGCCTCACCTGCCATGCAAACCTCCTCGGCCGGGACGGCAAGGTCGGCCAGTTTTCCAGTGAGCACCCGATTCACAAGGCCATGCAGGTGACGGAGGCGAAGTACTGTGGCCAATGCCATAACCCTCACCTTCCCAAACCCCGGAA
Above is a window of Gammaproteobacteria bacterium DNA encoding:
- a CDS encoding c-type cytochrome is translated as MHTRNLTVSLTAAAMLLATAPAIAGGVDAAMVSNTCAGCHGTNGVSEGEAPTIAGLPKEYLVSAMKTYRDDSRYSTIMGRIAKGYSDAEIDAMATFFAEQTWKPAAQETDPELVARGQTLHGEKFCGGCHGAGGEMSNDTTPQIAGQYAGYLYFQMLDIANPDTPISEGSKMMRTLFQALTEDDLKALAHFYASQQ
- a CDS encoding cytochrome c3 family protein, which gives rise to MSTRPSPRAHIYRLIVILVAALAVIGWGGQALVPDTWDSDNWYRKAALVELAQRPPLHGGNMSCETSSCHDGSDEQHAKRLAELPKGTHYGLACESCHGPLASHVENGRKTADARIMRTGEACLTCHANLLGRDGKVGQFSSEHPIHKAMQVTEAKYCGQCHNPHLPKPRKNQ